A window of the Oscillospiraceae bacterium genome harbors these coding sequences:
- a CDS encoding CpsD/CapB family tyrosine-protein kinase, with translation MDSNILQNEKTADDKPIVSSKHSIGKNLSFPASEAYKSLRTNLTYSFTDYEGCRIIGVTSTDRFEGKTTTSINLAYTLMESGKKVLLIECDLRLPTFSGALKIPAVPGLSNILINPSKNRLNSLVCYNNTNLFFLPAGDIPPNPSELLASKAMSELINYYASVFEYIILDLPPTLAVTDATIVSKYTNGIIYVVRHNITDRLRLRDSMYQLSLIGARILGFVYNDSPRSETKQNKRYIENYYKKKTAD, from the coding sequence TTGGACTCCAACATATTGCAAAATGAAAAGACCGCAGATGACAAGCCGATTGTTTCATCAAAACATTCCATCGGAAAGAACCTGAGTTTCCCGGCTTCCGAGGCTTATAAATCGTTGAGAACGAATCTGACTTATTCCTTTACGGATTATGAGGGCTGCCGGATTATCGGCGTCACCAGTACAGACAGATTTGAAGGTAAGACCACGACATCCATAAACCTCGCCTATACCCTTATGGAATCGGGCAAAAAAGTCCTCCTGATTGAGTGCGATCTACGCCTGCCCACTTTTTCCGGGGCTCTGAAAATCCCTGCGGTACCGGGGCTTTCGAACATCTTGATTAATCCGAGCAAAAACCGGCTTAATTCTCTGGTCTGTTACAACAACACCAATTTATTCTTTTTGCCTGCCGGAGATATTCCGCCGAACCCTTCCGAGCTGCTTGCCAGCAAAGCGATGAGCGAACTGATCAATTATTACGCTTCGGTCTTTGAATACATCATCCTCGATCTGCCCCCCACGCTTGCGGTAACCGATGCGACAATCGTATCGAAATACACCAACGGAATCATCTACGTCGTCAGGCACAATATCACCGATCGGCTTCGGCTGCGGGATTCCATGTATCAACTGTCACTGATCGGAGCGCGCATTCTCGGTTTTGTTTATAACGATTCCCCAAGATCGGAAACGAAGCAGAATAAACGGTATATCGAAAATTATTACAAAAAGAAAACAGCAGATTAA
- a CDS encoding LCP family protein, with protein sequence MKHFHAGFKSIGIVLFICVICILAAVGINYIAAWERKSTAVTLNSSGYHIFPAPSEIQSGGQTYVENKDLITVLLLGIDTPGKAVSSDSYNNDQQADFLALLVIDPETNECTLLHINRDTMTDVSVLGVTGQAAGTVFGQIALAHTYGSGLKDSCENVTDTVSRLLCGITVDYYISINMDAVAVLNDQIGGVTVTIEDDFSQTDPTLVKGETVTLTGEHALNFVRARQGMDDPTNLSRMARQRQFISAFFSQFQSKMSSENSSQENFILSLYHSLSDYLVTNCPVQTLSSLSDRLTKIEEIKTQDLTGTVEKGEFVEFYPDKDKLFELTMNTFFELAAS encoded by the coding sequence ATGAAACATTTTCATGCCGGGTTCAAAAGCATAGGAATTGTCCTTTTCATATGCGTTATCTGCATCCTTGCGGCGGTCGGAATCAACTATATCGCCGCATGGGAGCGGAAGAGCACTGCCGTTACTTTAAATTCGAGCGGTTATCATATCTTTCCAGCCCCGTCCGAAATTCAAAGCGGCGGTCAGACCTATGTTGAAAACAAGGATTTGATCACGGTGCTTCTGCTCGGCATCGATACCCCGGGCAAGGCGGTTTCATCCGATTCCTACAACAACGACCAGCAAGCCGACTTTCTGGCGCTCCTCGTCATCGATCCCGAAACCAATGAATGCACGCTGCTGCACATCAACCGGGATACGATGACCGACGTCTCCGTTCTCGGCGTTACCGGACAAGCTGCCGGCACCGTATTCGGACAGATCGCGCTTGCGCACACCTACGGAAGCGGTCTGAAAGACAGCTGCGAAAACGTGACCGATACGGTGTCAAGGCTTCTCTGCGGCATCACCGTTGATTATTACATATCAATCAACATGGATGCCGTCGCCGTTCTCAACGATCAAATCGGCGGCGTCACCGTGACAATCGAAGACGACTTTTCGCAGACGGACCCCACATTGGTGAAAGGGGAAACCGTCACCCTGACCGGCGAACACGCGCTCAATTTCGTCCGCGCCCGGCAGGGCATGGACGATCCCACCAACCTCTCGAGAATGGCGAGACAGAGGCAGTTTATCAGCGCATTTTTCAGTCAGTTTCAAAGCAAGATGAGCTCCGAGAATTCTTCTCAGGAGAATTTTATCTTGAGCTTATACCATTCCTTATCCGACTATCTCGTCACGAATTGCCCGGTTCAGACCTTGTCAAGCCTCTCCGACCGTTTGACGAAAATCGAAGAAATCAAAACGCAGGACTTAACTGGTACAGTCGAAAAGGGTGAATTCGTTGAGTTCTATCCGGACAAGGACAAGCTGTTCGAATTGACAATGAACACGTTTTTTGAATTGGCGGCATCGTGA
- a CDS encoding FGGY-family carbohydrate kinase yields the protein MNEWILGCDIGSSSVKVIKVLKNGEYEVSKAACRNPEAAGSYWDSLVSAVHECVNDQGGRVKAIALTGQVGSYLFFDKNHPSAACPVCSWQKADAKPALDELLSRFDRDFFQREISMPHPPLESYPLPFLLSRKKREFSLNEETMLLSLKDYIFFRMTGEFISDPCTWRGLCDKSGYYSRTLLDFADFPERRLPLLAGSEESVCCLASEAAGELRLTPGIPIYTGCNDFYAGLLGSGGGDENCYYDVTGTSEHFGFLTDRFEDAPLLITSPFFDKFVCYGVTASSGSSLEWARKQFAQTAAEAAQDAPVFLPYLNGERTPLYNGGASGVFWGLRAHHTSADLTRAVMEGVVFSLAHIKSLLPKRITTPKYIRVSGGAAAIDSMNHLKADILGLPILVCGPESTALGAAMIAALGESWFPDYRSAAACWVSAKTIEPMPLNIDYERRFRDYLRIFEAMGLYLSDSGKDRR from the coding sequence ATGAATGAGTGGATACTCGGCTGCGACATCGGCAGCTCATCGGTCAAAGTCATCAAGGTTTTGAAAAACGGGGAATATGAGGTTTCAAAAGCGGCGTGCCGGAATCCGGAAGCGGCCGGAAGCTATTGGGACAGCCTTGTGTCGGCAGTCCATGAGTGCGTAAACGACCAAGGCGGCCGTGTCAAAGCCATCGCTCTGACCGGCCAGGTGGGCAGTTATCTGTTTTTTGATAAAAACCACCCATCCGCCGCCTGCCCGGTTTGTTCCTGGCAGAAAGCCGACGCGAAGCCTGCGTTGGACGAACTTTTATCTCGTTTCGACCGGGATTTTTTTCAAAGGGAAATCTCTATGCCCCACCCCCCGCTTGAATCCTATCCGCTGCCTTTTTTACTGAGCCGCAAAAAGCGGGAGTTTTCTTTGAATGAGGAGACCATGCTGTTGTCGCTGAAAGATTATATTTTCTTTCGGATGACCGGCGAATTCATCTCGGACCCCTGCACATGGAGAGGGCTCTGCGACAAATCGGGATATTACAGCCGTACATTGCTTGACTTTGCGGATTTTCCCGAAAGGCGGCTGCCTCTGCTTGCCGGGTCTGAGGAAAGTGTCTGCTGTCTCGCTTCTGAGGCCGCCGGCGAACTCCGGCTGACGCCCGGCATTCCGATTTATACCGGCTGCAACGATTTTTATGCCGGACTGCTTGGCAGCGGCGGTGGAGATGAAAACTGCTATTATGATGTTACGGGTACTTCCGAACATTTCGGTTTTCTGACAGACCGTTTCGAGGATGCGCCCCTGCTGATTACAAGCCCTTTTTTTGACAAGTTTGTCTGTTACGGCGTAACGGCTTCAAGCGGCAGTTCGCTTGAATGGGCGCGAAAGCAGTTTGCGCAGACCGCCGCGGAAGCCGCGCAGGATGCCCCTGTCTTTCTGCCCTATCTAAACGGCGAACGCACGCCGCTTTATAACGGCGGCGCGAGCGGCGTCTTCTGGGGGTTGAGAGCGCATCATACCTCTGCCGATCTGACCAGAGCGGTCATGGAAGGTGTCGTTTTCAGCCTTGCGCACATCAAAAGCCTGCTGCCAAAGCGAATAACGACGCCGAAATACATTCGGGTGTCGGGCGGAGCGGCGGCGATAGACAGCATGAATCACCTGAAAGCCGATATATTGGGGCTGCCGATTCTGGTGTGCGGCCCGGAAAGCACCGCGCTGGGGGCCGCGATGATTGCCGCGTTAGGCGAAAGCTGGTTTCCTGATTACCGGTCCGCCGCGGCTTGCTGGGTATCGGCCAAAACGATCGAACCCATGCCCTTGAATATCGATTATGAACGCAGGTTTCGCGACTACCTGCGGATTTTCGAGGCAATGGGGCTTTATCTTTCTGACAGCGGAAAGGATAGAAGGTAA
- a CDS encoding isochorismatase family protein — protein sequence MQRKALVIIDIQNDITKNYKDVIGNINQAIDWAVNQEIHVVYIRHENLSDGTRTFKPNTIGSEFVSDLKMVSENIFTKYKGNALTSEEFADFISKNEICDFYIAGADAVACVKSTCYNLCKA from the coding sequence ATGCAGAGAAAAGCCTTAGTCATCATCGATATTCAAAATGACATCACAAAGAATTATAAAGATGTGATCGGCAATATCAATCAAGCGATCGATTGGGCAGTCAATCAGGAAATTCATGTTGTTTATATCAGACATGAAAATTTATCAGACGGCACGAGGACTTTTAAGCCCAATACCATTGGGTCCGAATTCGTTTCGGACCTGAAAATGGTCTCTGAAAATATTTTTACAAAATACAAAGGTAACGCATTGACCAGCGAGGAATTTGCGGACTTTATCAGTAAAAATGAAATATGCGATTTCTACATAGCAGGAGCAGACGCCGTCGCTTGTGTGAAATCAACCTGTTACAACTTGTGCAAAGCGA
- a CDS encoding sugar transferase, giving the protein MYRHFIKRLLDVLLSGCALILLSPVYLFLTVAIKIDSPGSVFFKQKRVGIHKTYFNIIKFRTMRIDTPHDVPTHMLENPEFWITKVGKLLRKTSLDELPQIAQIFIGKMSIIGPRPALWNQYDLIKERDKYGANDIRPGLTGWAQVNGRDELEIPIKAKFDGEYVKRISLLFDCKCFLKTIGKVMYHEGVVEGRT; this is encoded by the coding sequence ATGTACAGACATTTTATTAAGCGATTATTAGATGTTTTACTTTCCGGCTGTGCCCTAATTCTGTTATCACCAGTATACTTATTTCTCACCGTTGCCATCAAAATTGATTCTCCCGGATCGGTCTTTTTTAAGCAGAAACGAGTGGGAATACATAAAACTTACTTCAACATTATAAAATTCCGGACAATGCGAATTGATACCCCGCACGATGTTCCTACGCATATGCTGGAGAATCCGGAGTTTTGGATAACAAAAGTGGGAAAGCTTCTTCGTAAAACAAGTCTTGATGAGTTACCGCAAATCGCACAGATTTTTATTGGTAAGATGTCAATTATCGGCCCACGCCCTGCGTTATGGAATCAATACGATCTAATAAAAGAAAGAGATAAATATGGTGCGAATGATATTCGCCCCGGCCTTACCGGTTGGGCGCAGGTCAATGGCCGCGATGAACTGGAAATCCCGATTAAGGCAAAATTCGACGGCGAATATGTTAAAAGAATAAGTCTTTTGTTTGATTGTAAATGTTTCTTAAAAACAATTGGAAAGGTGATGTATCACGAAGGTGTAGTCGAAGGTAGAACCTGA
- a CDS encoding PglB translates to MSKNLLILGAGQYGMVAKEIAESMDCFDKIDFLDDNNEMAIGKLSDYKRLAVDYQYAFVAIGNSKIRMELIEQLGPLYEIPILIHPKTYISPTAKLGKGCIVEPMAVVQRDTWLKDGVIVSAGAVINHNSTVEAGCHINCGAIIASGVKVPAETHIECGQVYD, encoded by the coding sequence ATGAGTAAGAACCTGTTGATCCTCGGCGCTGGTCAATACGGCATGGTTGCAAAAGAGATAGCCGAGTCGATGGATTGCTTTGATAAGATAGATTTTTTAGATGACAACAATGAGATGGCCATCGGAAAACTGAGCGACTATAAACGCTTGGCGGTAGATTATCAATATGCGTTTGTGGCAATTGGGAATTCAAAAATTAGGATGGAATTGATTGAGCAACTTGGTCCCTTGTATGAAATTCCTATTCTGATACACCCAAAAACCTATATCTCTCCGACCGCAAAACTGGGCAAAGGCTGCATTGTAGAACCGATGGCTGTTGTGCAGAGAGACACTTGGTTGAAAGATGGCGTGATCGTCTCGGCTGGTGCGGTAATAAATCATAATAGTACGGTTGAAGCAGGTTGTCATATTAACTGTGGTGCAATTATTGCTTCAGGGGTAAAGGTGCCGGCTGAAACACATATCGAGTGTGGTCAAGTATACGATTGA
- a CDS encoding 2-dehydropantoate 2-reductase N-terminal domain-containing protein, whose amino-acid sequence MQSTVIIGSGQTGRGFIGRLLFLSGLPFTLLDTDRELVSGLQQKGRYSVIFFSTGQTVHVSGYQAFQTDCEQAVKILEKAENIFISVGAENLEAAARYLAQSHAAPKNIILCENAADPAGKLRKALESFGADSRANLVEAAIFCTTVNAGPGSLDILSEDYSRLPYDSTCAQGALFDSAFFEPSADFSVLLKRKIYTYNAASAIIAYNGWALGYSSFAEAAGDPAVLGMLRDFYAGINRAITAEYGIEPKEQQEFADMSLKKFTNPLIADSIERNARQPRRKLGPDERIAFPLKLLTKYGFDSKVLCRTAALAVLYGERCEPEWVTQFGRGNAGQTFSALSKICDQSVAESVDAEYAICGSKINIL is encoded by the coding sequence ATGCAGAGCACGGTGATTATCGGCAGCGGACAGACAGGGCGCGGATTCATCGGCAGGCTGCTTTTTTTAAGCGGCCTCCCTTTTACGCTGCTTGACACCGACCGGGAATTGGTGAGCGGTTTACAGCAAAAAGGCCGATACTCCGTAATCTTTTTCTCAACCGGTCAAACGGTGCATGTATCAGGTTATCAGGCCTTTCAAACGGATTGTGAACAAGCCGTGAAAATACTCGAAAAAGCCGAGAATATTTTTATCTCCGTCGGAGCTGAAAATTTGGAAGCGGCCGCCCGGTATTTGGCGCAATCCCATGCCGCGCCGAAAAACATCATCCTTTGCGAAAACGCAGCGGATCCCGCCGGGAAGCTGCGCAAAGCGCTTGAATCCTTTGGCGCAGACAGCCGCGCAAATCTTGTTGAAGCAGCAATATTTTGTACCACCGTCAATGCCGGGCCCGGCTCTTTGGATATCCTGTCGGAGGACTACAGCCGCTTGCCCTACGATTCAACCTGTGCGCAGGGAGCCCTGTTCGATTCGGCTTTTTTCGAACCTTCAGCGGATTTTTCGGTGCTTCTGAAGCGAAAGATCTATACTTACAACGCAGCCAGCGCGATTATCGCCTATAACGGCTGGGCACTGGGATATTCGTCTTTCGCAGAGGCGGCAGGCGACCCGGCGGTGCTCGGCATGCTGCGAGATTTCTATGCCGGTATCAACCGGGCCATTACGGCCGAATACGGCATTGAACCGAAAGAGCAGCAGGAATTTGCTGATATGTCGCTGAAGAAATTCACCAATCCCCTGATTGCCGACAGCATTGAGCGCAACGCCAGACAACCCCGGCGAAAACTGGGGCCCGACGAAAGGATTGCGTTTCCGCTGAAGCTTCTGACGAAATACGGTTTTGACAGTAAAGTGCTCTGCCGTACAGCCGCGCTGGCCGTGCTTTACGGCGAACGCTGCGAACCCGAATGGGTGACGCAGTTCGGCAGGGGTAACGCCGGTCAAACATTTTCAGCCCTCAGTAAAATCTGCGATCAATCGGTAGCGGAAAGTGTTGACGCCGAATATGCAATATGCGGCAGCAAAATCAATATTTTATAA
- a CDS encoding glycosyltransferase family 2 protein, with translation MPKVSIITPAFNARKYLHETIQSVEQQTFTDWEMIIVDDCSKDETFNIACSFAKKDNRIKVIQNQKNSGVAATRNAALDVATGDYVAFLDSDDKWMPDKIEKQLSFMEKNGYALTYTMYQVFNSDTGKLGKIIKIPKKMTHDAIFSNTIIACLTVMVNRKMVGKFYMPLINHTEDQCTWQNILGRGYVAFGLKENLALYREGNESLTKSKIHAIKKQWKTYREYHRLSVIKSSFYFTGYAVNAIIKHF, from the coding sequence ATGCCTAAAGTATCAATAATTACGCCGGCTTTTAATGCCAGAAAATATTTGCACGAAACGATACAAAGTGTGGAGCAGCAAACATTTACAGATTGGGAAATGATTATTGTAGATGACTGTTCTAAAGATGAAACCTTTAATATTGCATGTAGCTTTGCTAAAAAAGACAATCGTATAAAAGTAATCCAAAATCAAAAGAACTCTGGTGTCGCAGCAACAAGAAACGCAGCATTAGATGTTGCAACCGGAGATTATGTTGCATTCTTAGATAGTGATGATAAATGGATGCCTGATAAAATTGAAAAACAGCTGTCATTCATGGAGAAAAATGGTTATGCGCTGACTTATACAATGTATCAGGTATTTAACTCTGATACCGGAAAACTCGGAAAAATTATAAAGATACCAAAGAAGATGACCCATGATGCTATATTCAGCAATACAATTATTGCATGCCTTACTGTAATGGTTAATAGAAAGATGGTTGGTAAATTCTATATGCCGTTAATCAATCACACTGAGGATCAATGTACTTGGCAAAACATCTTGGGCAGAGGTTATGTAGCATTTGGGCTCAAAGAAAATCTTGCTCTTTATAGAGAAGGTAATGAATCTCTTACAAAAAGCAAGATACATGCAATTAAAAAACAATGGAAGACATATCGTGAATACCATAGGCTCTCTGTAATAAAAAGTAGTTTTTATTTTACAGGATATGCAGTAAATGCAATTATCAAGCATTTTTAA
- a CDS encoding Wzz/FepE/Etk N-terminal domain-containing protein, producing the protein MIEAIKPGNNRQEETEIDLLVILKLLKKRIWIIIVAVILCSGIALGYTRLFVKPSYQAGVMIYVNNSSISVGGASFSISDAQISAAYKLVDTYLVILKARSTLEKVIQLANTDYTYEQLLKMVEGEAVDSTEIFRVRITSHSPVEAALLANTVAQVLPQRISEIVVGSSVKIVDNAVIPTERISPSYTKNTAIGFLIGLVLSTAYIIINNLLDTRITSKDYLTQSYNIPVIGIIPDIHEHSDDEYSYYYRSRKASPKTKAN; encoded by the coding sequence ATGATTGAAGCGATCAAACCCGGCAATAACAGACAGGAAGAGACAGAAATCGACCTTTTAGTGATTTTGAAATTGCTCAAAAAGAGAATATGGATTATTATCGTTGCCGTAATTTTATGTTCCGGAATTGCTCTCGGTTATACCCGCCTATTCGTGAAACCGTCTTATCAGGCAGGCGTCATGATCTATGTCAACAACAGTTCCATCTCGGTTGGCGGAGCGTCATTCAGTATCTCCGATGCGCAGATTTCAGCCGCATATAAACTCGTCGATACTTACCTCGTCATTCTGAAAGCCCGTTCCACACTTGAAAAAGTCATCCAGCTCGCCAATACCGATTATACTTATGAGCAATTGCTTAAAATGGTCGAAGGGGAAGCGGTTGACTCAACCGAAATTTTCAGAGTCCGCATTACCTCCCATTCCCCCGTCGAAGCGGCGTTGCTTGCAAACACAGTCGCGCAAGTATTGCCTCAGCGAATATCCGAAATCGTCGTCGGCAGTTCGGTGAAGATTGTCGATAACGCGGTCATACCGACGGAGCGTATCTCTCCCAGCTACACCAAAAACACCGCGATCGGATTTTTAATCGGCCTTGTTCTCAGCACGGCATACATCATCATCAATAACCTGCTGGACACCCGGATCACTTCAAAAGATTATCTTACCCAGTCCTATAACATTCCGGTTATCGGAATTATTCCAGATATTCACGAGCATTCTGACGACGAATACAGCTATTACTACCGTTCCCGGAAAGCATCTCCGAAAACAAAAGCAAATTAG
- a CDS encoding MBL fold metallo-hydrolase, whose product MDKNLIRNMPDGFLSVRYLGQAGFLLQSGGVSVVIDPYLSDSVDRSIPNAGWKRKYPAPIKPEDLRDADIVLLTHSHLDHTDPDTAEPLYQAGSSLFIAPHEVVGALKSRGFSDSRVVALDDLQSMNLKSTTVTAIAAAHEELHFDLQGHICELSYHITFPGGISVFAGGDMSFYPGLPEKIPRSQLAFLPINGRSFQRAQAGIIGNLTFDEAADLSALLEVNMVIPSHFDLYDINGCNPAWFADYMETHHPGRAYHIMQPGEQFIFAPDSE is encoded by the coding sequence ATGGATAAAAACCTGATTCGAAATATGCCGGACGGTTTTTTGTCTGTGCGGTATCTCGGACAAGCGGGATTTTTACTGCAGTCCGGCGGGGTAAGCGTCGTGATTGACCCCTATCTTTCGGATTCTGTGGACCGGAGCATCCCGAACGCGGGATGGAAAAGAAAATATCCGGCCCCCATAAAACCCGAAGATCTGAGAGATGCCGATATCGTGCTGCTCACCCATTCGCATTTGGATCACACAGACCCCGATACCGCAGAGCCTCTCTATCAAGCGGGCAGTTCGCTTTTTATCGCTCCGCATGAAGTGGTCGGGGCGTTGAAAAGCCGGGGCTTCTCCGACAGCAGAGTCGTCGCTTTGGACGATCTGCAGTCAATGAACCTAAAAAGCACAACCGTAACCGCCATCGCCGCCGCTCATGAAGAGCTTCATTTCGACTTACAGGGGCATATCTGCGAATTGAGTTATCATATCACTTTCCCGGGCGGCATTTCGGTTTTTGCGGGCGGGGATATGTCTTTTTATCCCGGATTGCCGGAGAAAATACCGCGCTCTCAACTTGCGTTTCTGCCAATCAACGGCAGGAGCTTTCAACGCGCGCAAGCGGGCATCATCGGTAATCTCACTTTTGATGAGGCGGCAGACTTATCGGCGTTGCTTGAAGTCAATATGGTGATTCCCTCTCATTTTGATTTATATGACATCAACGGCTGCAATCCGGCCTGGTTTGCCGATTATATGGAAACGCACCATCCCGGCAGAGCGTATCACATCATGCAGCCGGGAGAACAATTCATCTTTGCGCCGGATTCAGAATAG
- a CDS encoding zinc-binding dehydrogenase, with protein sequence MKAGVSIGDRVTVVGAGSIGLNICAAAKAAGARHVVVAAKTRKRLEYAASVGADAVIATEECDLAQGAAAYHPGGSDIAIDATGSENCIQACLKLVRPGGTVVLAGYGGYRNMQIVMDEVHIKNLRVIGAGNNWNVIEKSLSLLESGRIKTEQLATYLTNLDDWQAALDKTEKRPECFVKSVFVF encoded by the coding sequence TTGAAAGCCGGGGTCAGCATCGGCGACCGTGTGACCGTCGTCGGCGCGGGATCGATCGGTTTAAATATTTGCGCCGCCGCAAAGGCCGCTGGGGCACGGCATGTCGTCGTTGCGGCGAAGACCCGCAAAAGGTTGGAATACGCCGCCTCCGTAGGAGCGGACGCGGTTATCGCCACTGAAGAATGTGATCTGGCGCAGGGAGCGGCTGCTTATCATCCCGGCGGCAGCGATATCGCGATAGACGCCACAGGCAGCGAGAATTGTATACAGGCCTGCCTCAAGCTTGTCCGCCCCGGCGGAACCGTGGTGCTGGCCGGTTACGGCGGATACCGAAATATGCAGATTGTCATGGATGAGGTCCATATCAAAAACCTGCGCGTCATCGGTGCGGGAAACAACTGGAACGTGATTGAAAAAAGCCTGTCTCTGCTTGAGTCGGGCAGAATAAAAACAGAGCAGCTTGCCACCTATCTGACAAACCTTGATGACTGGCAAGCGGCTTTGGACAAAACCGAAAAGCGGCCGGAATGTTTTGTCAAATCCGTATTTGTCTTTTGA
- a CDS encoding leucine-rich repeat domain-containing protein, with translation MSLKKLSIFIVLVLLVQFFSIEIFGVNDTAAPTLVSGDYSYVLSNNNEIEITNYSGNNPQVNVPQTIDGYKVITIGNSAFANKYFIQSISLPSTITEIGDSAFFRCTGLSSVTLTDGLIKIGSSAFSGCKELKTLSLPDSVKSIGSYAFEYCISLESINFPASWAAVTSETDNYGNIFSYCKSLKTIKIPEGVKKIPDYAFSGALFFEDIPLPSSLTEIGHHSFYECTKLTSVTFPDKLTMINDYAFTYCFGLTSVKFPGNLKTIGKSAFSNCIGLTSLQIPDGITTIENLTFYECKGLISVILPDTVKTISTSAFSYCTELVSIKMPASLTVIDNSAFCGCESLTSIIIPKSVSSIVYAAFSGCKNLNSVTISNNLISIEDYVFDNCEKLTIYGYSGSNAQNYAKNKDIPFVILENSGETASVSTDSQAVSSETGQSKTPSLTAASSDPLTQPAAVSSASVIPTASTIDFFIRKSVDKETIDVIYIAAALIVIAFFIIFFKLKRRR, from the coding sequence GTGTCTTTAAAGAAATTAAGTATCTTTATCGTTCTTGTTTTATTGGTACAGTTTTTTTCAATTGAAATTTTCGGGGTGAACGACACCGCCGCTCCTACCCTTGTTTCTGGTGATTATTCCTATGTCTTGTCAAATAATAACGAAATCGAAATTACCAACTATTCCGGCAATAACCCCCAAGTCAACGTTCCTCAGACAATCGACGGGTACAAGGTCATAACAATCGGCAATAGCGCTTTCGCAAATAAATATTTTATCCAAAGCATCAGCCTTCCGTCCACGATCACCGAAATCGGTGATTCGGCTTTTTTCAGATGCACGGGGCTTTCTTCGGTAACGCTGACGGACGGGCTGATTAAAATCGGATCAAGCGCATTTTCCGGCTGCAAAGAATTGAAAACTTTATCGCTGCCGGACAGCGTAAAATCTATCGGCAGTTATGCGTTTGAATATTGCATAAGTCTGGAATCCATCAATTTCCCCGCATCGTGGGCTGCCGTGACAAGCGAAACCGATAATTACGGCAATATTTTCAGTTATTGCAAATCGTTAAAAACGATAAAAATACCGGAAGGCGTCAAAAAAATCCCGGATTATGCTTTTAGCGGCGCTTTGTTTTTTGAGGACATTCCTTTACCGTCTTCATTGACCGAGATCGGACATCATTCTTTTTATGAATGTACAAAGCTGACCTCGGTCACTTTCCCCGACAAATTGACAATGATCAATGATTACGCGTTCACCTACTGTTTCGGATTAACCTCGGTCAAATTTCCCGGGAATTTAAAAACCATCGGAAAAAGCGCTTTCAGCAATTGCATAGGCCTGACATCGTTGCAAATTCCCGACGGCATAACAACCATTGAGAATTTAACGTTTTATGAATGCAAAGGGCTGATCTCGGTCATTCTTCCCGATACCGTCAAAACAATTTCCACCAGTGCTTTTTCATATTGCACGGAACTTGTTTCGATAAAAATGCCCGCATCATTGACTGTTATCGACAATTCGGCATTTTGCGGGTGCGAAAGCCTGACGAGCATCATTATCCCGAAAAGCGTTTCGTCGATTGTTTACGCGGCATTTTCGGGTTGTAAAAATCTGAATTCGGTTACAATTTCGAACAACTTGATTTCGATTGAGGATTATGTATTTGATAATTGCGAAAAGCTCACAATCTACGGATATTCCGGTTCAAACGCACAAAATTACGCGAAAAATAAAGATATTCCGTTTGTAATACTTGAAAACAGCGGAGAAACTGCTTCTGTTTCGACGGATTCACAGGCTGTTTCTTCGGAAACCGGCCAAAGCAAAACACCGAGCCTGACCGCCGCATCGTCAGACCCTTTGACACAACCGGCCGCAGTCTCCTCAGCTTCGGTAATCCCAACCGCTTCGACGATTGATTTTTTCATTCGAAAAAGCGTTGATAAAGAAACGATTGACGTGATTTATATTGCCGCCGCTTTGATTGTCATTGCGTTTTTCATCATTTTTTTCAAATTAAAGCGCAGGCGTTAA